The following proteins are co-located in the Fusobacteria bacterium ZRK30 genome:
- the hslO gene encoding Hsp33 family molecular chaperone HslO, with protein MGKLLRGSSKNARFFIVDTKDIVQEALDIHKCSPTAIKAFGRFLTGAVMMGATLKGDDLLTVRTNTDGLLKQMLATTDANGNVKGYLSDPEVDLELKDGEVPKVGDLIGRGSLTVIKDMGLKEPYVGVSQIVSGEIGDDIAYYYYTSEQTPSVVVLGVSLGPDMRVKNAGGYMIQLLPDASENFITKLEAKVKAMRPMTELLAGGMNLKRIAKLIYEDMDSQDELALIEDYSIYEEKKISYKCNCNKDKFYKGLITIRREELEEVFTEKPELEVECHFCRKKYSFTKDELLG; from the coding sequence ATGGGAAAATTATTAAGAGGTTCAAGTAAAAATGCAAGGTTTTTTATAGTTGATACAAAGGATATAGTACAGGAAGCATTGGATATCCACAAATGCAGTCCTACAGCAATAAAAGCTTTTGGAAGATTTTTGACAGGAGCAGTTATGATGGGAGCTACTCTAAAGGGAGATGACCTATTAACTGTAAGAACGAACACTGATGGTTTATTAAAACAAATGTTAGCTACTACCGATGCTAATGGAAATGTAAAGGGATATCTCAGTGATCCGGAAGTTGACTTAGAGTTAAAAGATGGAGAAGTGCCTAAGGTTGGAGACTTAATAGGAAGAGGTTCATTAACTGTGATAAAAGATATGGGATTAAAAGAGCCATATGTAGGGGTATCACAAATAGTCAGTGGTGAAATTGGAGACGATATAGCTTATTATTACTATACGTCGGAGCAGACACCATCAGTAGTGGTCTTAGGAGTGTCGTTAGGTCCTGATATGAGGGTAAAAAATGCCGGAGGATATATGATTCAATTACTGCCGGATGCCAGCGAAAACTTTATTACAAAGTTAGAGGCTAAGGTAAAAGCTATGAGACCAATGACTGAATTATTAGCAGGTGGTATGAACTTAAAGAGGATAGCAAAATTAATCTATGAAGATATGGATTCACAGGATGAATTAGCACTGATTGAAGATTATAGTATCTATGAAGAAAAGAAGATATCTTATAAATGTAATTGTAATAAAGATAAGTTCTATAAAGGATTAATTACTATAAGAAGGGAAGAATTAGAGGAAGTATTTACAGAAAAACCTGAATTAGAGGTAGAGTGTCACTTCTGCAGAAAAAAATATTCATTCACAAAAGATGAATTATTAGGATAG
- a CDS encoding TatD family hydrolase: MKLVDTHCHIDSDRYDEDRDNILKDIEENLQFAVNIGYDLESSKRSIDLADRYDFMYAVVGVHPTDINGYNDELEEQLEALASNPKVVAIGEIGLDYHWMKDEKEEQKAVFRKQLEMAKRVDKPVVIHTREATHDTLEILKEYPEIKGIVHCYPGSYESAAEIMDNYYFGVGGVITFKNAKKLVEAVSKIPLDKLVVETDSPYLTPTPFRGKRNHPIYVEHIARKIAEIKEVSYEEVVRVTTENAKKIYGI, translated from the coding sequence ATGAAATTAGTAGATACACACTGTCATATAGACAGTGATAGATATGATGAGGATAGAGATAATATTTTAAAGGATATAGAAGAAAATTTACAATTTGCAGTAAATATCGGATATGATTTAGAATCTTCTAAAAGATCGATAGATTTGGCAGACAGATATGATTTTATGTATGCTGTGGTAGGAGTTCATCCTACAGATATAAATGGATATAACGATGAATTAGAGGAACAATTAGAGGCGTTAGCTAGTAATCCTAAGGTAGTTGCAATAGGTGAGATAGGGCTAGATTATCACTGGATGAAGGATGAAAAAGAGGAGCAGAAAGCTGTATTTCGAAAACAGTTGGAGATGGCTAAAAGAGTAGATAAACCAGTAGTTATCCATACCAGGGAAGCTACCCATGATACTCTAGAAATTTTAAAGGAATATCCTGAAATAAAAGGGATAGTTCATTGCTATCCGGGGTCTTATGAAAGTGCAGCAGAGATTATGGATAACTATTATTTTGGAGTAGGAGGAGTGATTACCTTTAAAAATGCTAAAAAACTTGTAGAAGCAGTATCGAAGATACCTTTGGACAAACTGGTAGTAGAAACAGATTCTCCATACCTGACTCCTACACCATTTAGAGGGAAGAGAAATCATCCTATCTATGTGGAACATATAGCCAGAAAGATAGCAGAGATAAAGGAAGTATCCTATGAGGAAGTAGTGAGAGTGACTACGGAAAATGCCAAGAAAATTTATGGAATATAA
- a CDS encoding NAD(P)-dependent oxidoreductase: MKNNKTTREANRCLTCKNARCSSGCPISTAIPQIIELYRNGDLDKAGEILFENNPLSLICSMVCPHEDNCMGNCILGIKGEPIDFPSIEKEISTKYLNENIFSQETKLDDRIAVIGSGPSGITLAFILAKKGYKVTIFEKHSKLGGVLRYGIPEFRLPKDRLDLIEKRLVELGVKIRYNDLIGPVNNVEKLLEDGYNAVFIGTGVWNPRPLKIKGETFGHVHYAINYLKSPGSFDLGQKVAVIGAGNVAMDAARTAKRLGADKVTVLYRRGIEDMKATKTEIREAEEDGVQFSLYTAPKEIVDEGIIVTQTKLVSGIDNNNNNNNNNNKLINIDGSETLIQYDSIIIAVSQSPANNIVSNTQENIETNKSGLVLIDEVGHTTKDGIFASGDIVTGAKTVVEAVVTTKKVAAAMEEYILNLKK, from the coding sequence ATGAAAAATAATAAAACAACCAGGGAAGCTAACAGGTGTTTAACTTGTAAAAATGCAAGATGCAGCAGCGGATGCCCTATATCCACAGCTATCCCACAAATAATAGAACTATATCGTAATGGTGACTTAGATAAAGCAGGAGAGATACTTTTTGAAAATAACCCGCTTTCCCTCATATGTTCTATGGTCTGTCCCCATGAAGATAATTGTATGGGTAACTGCATCTTAGGAATAAAGGGTGAACCCATTGATTTTCCTTCCATAGAAAAAGAAATTTCTACAAAATACCTGAATGAAAATATTTTTTCTCAAGAGACTAAATTAGATGACCGAATAGCTGTAATCGGATCTGGACCTTCAGGAATTACCCTGGCTTTTATCCTTGCCAAAAAAGGTTATAAAGTTACTATATTTGAAAAGCACTCCAAATTGGGAGGAGTTTTGAGGTATGGAATCCCTGAATTCAGGTTACCCAAAGACAGATTAGATCTTATAGAAAAAAGACTAGTAGAATTAGGAGTCAAGATCAGGTATAACGATCTTATCGGCCCTGTAAATAATGTTGAAAAATTATTAGAGGATGGATATAATGCTGTTTTTATCGGTACAGGGGTTTGGAATCCAAGACCTCTGAAAATAAAAGGCGAAACCTTTGGACATGTTCATTATGCTATTAACTACCTAAAATCTCCAGGATCATTTGATTTAGGACAAAAAGTAGCTGTAATCGGTGCCGGGAATGTTGCTATGGACGCGGCCAGAACTGCCAAAAGATTAGGAGCTGATAAAGTAACTGTTCTTTATAGAAGAGGCATTGAAGATATGAAAGCAACTAAGACAGAAATTAGAGAAGCTGAGGAAGATGGTGTTCAATTCAGTTTATACACAGCTCCCAAAGAAATAGTCGATGAAGGTATCATTGTTACCCAGACAAAACTTGTATCGGGTATAGATAATAATAATAATAATAATAATAATAATAATAAATTAATAAATATTGATGGTTCTGAAACTCTCATTCAATATGACTCTATAATCATAGCTGTAAGTCAAAGCCCTGCAAATAATATTGTCTCAAATACTCAGGAAAATATAGAAACAAATAAATCCGGTCTTGTTTTAATTGATGAAGTCGGACACACTACAAAGGATGGTATATTTGCTTCTGGAGATATAGTTACGGGAGCCAAAACTGTTGTCGAAGCTGTTGTCACTACCAAAAAAGTAGCAGCAGCAATGGAAGAATAT
- a CDS encoding iron-containing alcohol dehydrogenase, protein MQRFTIPRDLYFGEDALSHLNTIKGTKAFIVIGSQRLVNDGTVPSAVEYLKAAGIESELFIGVENDPSVATVMKGVEAMNKFQPDVIIGIGGGSPIDAAKAMWIFYEHPTFTFEEAAKPFNLPELRNKAKFIAVPTTSGTATEVTSFSVITDNETNIKYPIADYNITPDVAIVDTNLVQTMPKGLVANTGMDALTHALEAYVSKARNPFTDALAMKSIEMIADTLINSYNGEDQSRKDMHIAQNLAGMAFSNAILGIVHSMAHKTGKVLNIAHGLANAIYLSYAIEFNAKDKVGKAQYAHAAKTIGLAGNNETELVESLVNLVKELREQMDMPHSLKEFGVEEEFFLANLDEIARTSVADPCTGTNPREISVEEMKNLFKAVYYGEKVTF, encoded by the coding sequence ATGCAAAGATTTACAATACCAAGAGATCTATATTTCGGAGAGGACGCACTATCACACTTAAATACTATTAAAGGAACTAAGGCCTTTATCGTTATAGGATCACAAAGATTAGTAAATGACGGGACAGTACCTAGTGCTGTTGAATATTTAAAAGCAGCTGGAATAGAGAGCGAATTATTTATAGGTGTAGAAAATGACCCTTCAGTCGCTACTGTTATGAAAGGTGTAGAAGCTATGAATAAATTTCAGCCAGATGTAATAATAGGAATCGGTGGAGGTTCACCAATCGACGCTGCCAAAGCTATGTGGATCTTCTATGAGCACCCAACATTCACATTTGAAGAAGCTGCAAAACCATTTAACTTACCAGAATTAAGAAACAAGGCTAAATTTATAGCAGTTCCTACTACAAGTGGTACAGCTACAGAAGTTACATCATTTTCTGTAATCACAGATAATGAAACTAATATCAAATATCCAATCGCAGACTACAACATCACACCAGATGTAGCTATTGTAGATACTAACTTAGTACAGACAATGCCTAAGGGATTAGTTGCAAACACAGGAATGGATGCATTAACTCATGCACTAGAAGCTTATGTTTCTAAAGCTAGAAATCCATTTACAGATGCACTTGCAATGAAATCTATTGAGATGATCGCAGATACTTTAATCAACTCTTACAATGGAGAGGACCAGTCTAGAAAAGATATGCATATTGCACAAAACTTAGCAGGAATGGCATTCTCAAACGCTATCCTTGGTATAGTTCATTCAATGGCTCATAAAACTGGTAAGGTATTAAACATTGCCCATGGATTAGCCAATGCAATCTACCTTTCTTATGCTATTGAATTCAATGCAAAAGATAAAGTTGGAAAAGCACAATATGCCCATGCAGCTAAAACAATAGGATTAGCTGGAAACAATGAAACTGAATTAGTAGAATCATTGGTAAACTTAGTTAAAGAATTAAGAGAACAGATGGATATGCCTCATTCATTAAAAGAATTTGGAGTAGAAGAAGAGTTCTTCTTGGCTAACTTAGATGAGATCGCTAGAACATCTGTAGCAGATCCATGTACAGGTACAAACCCAAGGGAGATATCTGTAGAAGAGATGAAAAACTTATTTAAAGCTGTTTACTACGGTGAAAAAGTAACATTCTAG
- a CDS encoding methyltransferase domain-containing protein — translation MSILKCPVCQEELNRVEKSYRCKNNHTFDMGKQGYVNLHMSNEKRSKNPGDDKEMIVSRKNFLEKGYYKKISETLNGRIKKEIGNKSGINILDIGCGEGYYTNLLRNSLQEENTDSHIVGIDISKEGIIHAARAYKGIEWIVASGSNLPVANESLDYVICMFSYIDPSEYKRVLKKGGKLITVSTGEYHLVEIKEVVYDKLKMDYYRPTQDIVDGYSHEELINVRYETKLEDGKDIKSLFDMTPYRWKSPKDGVERLLNLSKLKITVDVNIDIFEKN, via the coding sequence ATGAGTATATTAAAGTGTCCTGTATGTCAGGAGGAATTAAATAGAGTTGAAAAAAGTTATAGATGTAAAAATAATCATACCTTTGATATGGGGAAGCAAGGGTATGTGAATCTGCATATGTCCAACGAGAAGAGGAGTAAAAATCCCGGGGATGATAAGGAGATGATAGTCTCCAGAAAAAACTTTTTGGAGAAGGGGTACTATAAAAAAATATCAGAAACTTTGAATGGAAGGATAAAAAAGGAGATAGGCAATAAAAGTGGTATAAATATCTTAGACATAGGTTGCGGGGAGGGTTATTATACCAACCTTTTGAGAAACAGTCTGCAGGAGGAAAACACAGACTCCCATATCGTAGGAATAGATATATCTAAAGAGGGGATTATCCATGCTGCCAGAGCCTATAAGGGGATTGAATGGATTGTAGCAAGCGGGTCAAATCTTCCCGTTGCAAATGAATCACTGGATTATGTGATCTGTATGTTTAGTTATATAGATCCTTCTGAGTATAAAAGAGTACTAAAAAAAGGCGGAAAATTAATAACTGTCAGTACAGGAGAATACCATCTGGTGGAGATCAAAGAGGTGGTATACGACAAGCTGAAGATGGATTATTACAGACCTACCCAGGATATAGTAGATGGATACAGCCATGAAGAATTGATAAATGTGAGATATGAAACGAAATTAGAAGACGGTAAAGATATAAAAAGTTTATTTGATATGACTCCCTACAGGTGGAAAAGTCCCAAAGATGGAGTTGAAAGGCTGTTGAATTTATCTAAATTAAAGATAACGGTAGATGTGAATATAGATATTTTTGAAAAAAACTAA